One genomic segment of Culturomica massiliensis includes these proteins:
- a CDS encoding PKD domain-containing protein: MRYIGLIIGWLCLGLSVYAQTYKVGDVIVNKDGSQGVVFWVNAEGSEGWMVALHDLPRPLKWGRLRDDVPELENVGSGSGVNELSKIFKGLADTSGYQNTLKLRKYQGSGTQYPAQLVDFGNGWYVPAAGQMRKLFTSMNSIRTVIQNRGGDALKVGRYWSSTEYDARAAWFVYCHPGELNFDTKDSVLYVRPVRSFSVRDVKYDRTLAYKWNSGQRDPGITVYPGRNTEYEVEVTTAAGCSNKASRQILVASGNDTTIVGYVCPGQAYTENGFNLTKADTTYIFGLQNAGGCRKTVTLHLYQKDTVMTVINEDICQGEMYHQNNFTAWESGKYVQTWTGSNGCDSTVVLNLKVHPLGRDTIEAAVCEGKSYTENGFNVSSPGFYSQNFQNIFGCDSLVTLHLTLNPVYQDTVFAVICQGENYTQHGFNATSPGCYDLRLQTFQGCDSLVTLHLDVLPVYRDTLEVSVCAGDVYTGHGLHAGAAGFYEDSLKSITGCDSLIIVHLVLDPVYRDTIPAVICQGETYAENGFIVSSAGYYRQYLQSVAGCDSLVTLDLKVLPVYQDTVTVMICDGETYTEHGLNTGIPGYYDVPLRTVAGCDSLVTVHLILNSVYRDTIPAVICQGEIYSGFGFSVSDPGFHDRLLQSEFGCDSLVTLFLTVNPVYRDTIQAEICTGEIYTGYGFTVHTPGYHDRLLQSVTGCDSLVTLFLTVHPVYQDTIAASVCEGHTYSGNGFVESVAGYYDRELHSILGCDSLVTLHLTVHPVYRDTIPAAICEEEVYTGNGFRVSDAGFHNRLLQSEYGCDSLVTLFLTVHPVYRDTIREAICEGDTYRKHGFDVSEAGIYNRRLQTGNICDSVVTLDLRVNRTYLFASSTSICEGERYYFRGHELTESGRYEDVFVTEKGCDSLYRMDLVVTPLYHHVIEASICKGERYAQNGFYTGEAGEYTRHYYSVYACDSIVTLRLQVIDYFKGKIASALMDCHTHEYLFSIEGGEQPEAVTETYVWDFGDGVTATDREVSHVYPDSGRYQIGLAVDRGGRCEKSVQYQLEVPYYRDHFPIESYPDALDEDWAKVLLQTECYADMDYTWTLGDGYTAKNCEVTHKYEIDDRDYYEITLTVRNADDCLTESRLRLPVYHRITPPNTFSPNGDGINDYFMPGYQVRIVNRNGVEIYKGSDGWDGTYNGKQVAEDTYFYEIFYQAARGIITKKGFITVAR, translated from the coding sequence ATGAGGTATATAGGTTTGATAATAGGCTGGTTGTGTCTGGGATTGTCCGTATATGCACAGACATATAAGGTGGGAGACGTCATTGTTAATAAGGACGGTTCCCAGGGGGTTGTGTTTTGGGTAAATGCAGAAGGGAGTGAAGGGTGGATGGTGGCTTTACACGATTTACCCCGGCCGTTGAAATGGGGAAGATTGAGGGATGATGTGCCGGAATTGGAAAATGTCGGTTCGGGATCCGGAGTGAATGAATTATCAAAGATATTCAAAGGCTTGGCCGATACTTCGGGTTATCAGAATACATTGAAGTTACGTAAATATCAGGGGAGCGGTACTCAATATCCGGCTCAACTGGTGGATTTCGGAAACGGTTGGTATGTACCTGCCGCCGGACAAATGCGTAAGCTTTTCACGTCGATGAACAGCATCCGGACCGTTATACAAAACCGGGGAGGTGATGCTCTGAAAGTGGGCAGATATTGGTCGAGTACGGAATACGATGCCCGGGCTGCCTGGTTTGTGTATTGTCATCCCGGGGAACTGAATTTCGATACGAAAGACAGTGTTTTGTATGTCCGTCCGGTCCGGTCTTTTTCTGTTCGGGATGTAAAATACGACAGGACTTTGGCTTATAAGTGGAATTCGGGGCAAAGAGATCCCGGTATTACGGTTTATCCCGGCAGGAATACGGAGTATGAGGTTGAAGTTACGACGGCTGCCGGTTGTTCGAATAAGGCTTCCCGGCAGATTCTGGTCGCTTCCGGAAACGATACGACGATTGTCGGCTATGTCTGTCCGGGACAGGCTTATACGGAAAACGGCTTTAACCTTACAAAGGCCGATACGACATATATTTTCGGGTTACAAAATGCAGGCGGGTGCCGGAAAACCGTCACTTTACATTTGTATCAGAAAGATACTGTGATGACGGTAATCAATGAGGATATTTGTCAGGGAGAGATGTATCATCAGAATAATTTCACAGCCTGGGAGTCGGGCAAGTATGTACAAACCTGGACGGGGAGCAACGGTTGTGATTCTACGGTTGTATTGAATCTTAAGGTGCATCCGCTCGGCAGAGATACGATAGAAGCGGCCGTTTGTGAAGGTAAGTCGTATACAGAGAACGGTTTTAATGTTTCCAGCCCCGGTTTTTATAGTCAGAATTTTCAGAATATCTTCGGTTGTGACAGTTTGGTGACTTTGCATCTGACACTGAATCCTGTATATCAGGATACTGTTTTTGCTGTGATTTGTCAGGGAGAAAATTATACACAACACGGTTTTAATGCTACATCGCCAGGCTGTTATGATCTTCGTTTGCAGACTTTTCAAGGGTGTGACAGCCTGGTTACGTTACACCTGGATGTGCTGCCGGTTTACCGGGATACGTTAGAGGTGTCGGTTTGTGCCGGAGATGTATATACGGGACACGGCCTGCATGCCGGTGCCGCTGGTTTTTATGAAGATTCATTGAAGAGCATTACGGGCTGTGACAGCCTGATTATCGTACATTTGGTTTTAGATCCGGTGTACCGGGACACAATCCCCGCTGTGATTTGTCAGGGGGAGACTTATGCGGAGAATGGTTTTATCGTTTCATCTGCGGGATATTATCGACAATATTTGCAGAGTGTTGCCGGTTGTGACAGTCTGGTCACATTGGACTTGAAGGTACTTCCGGTGTATCAGGATACGGTAACGGTGATGATTTGTGATGGAGAAACGTATACAGAACACGGATTGAATACAGGTATTCCCGGGTATTATGACGTTCCGTTGAGGACTGTAGCCGGTTGCGATAGTTTGGTAACGGTACATCTGATATTGAATTCGGTTTACCGGGATACGATTCCGGCTGTAATCTGCCAGGGAGAAATTTATTCCGGTTTCGGTTTTTCGGTTTCCGATCCGGGTTTTCATGACCGCTTACTGCAAAGTGAGTTTGGTTGTGATAGTTTAGTAACTTTGTTTCTGACGGTAAATCCGGTGTACCGGGATACGATTCAGGCAGAAATTTGTACCGGGGAAATATATACGGGTTATGGGTTTACGGTTCATACGCCCGGATACCATGACCGGTTATTGCAGAGTGTGACCGGTTGTGATAGCCTGGTGACCTTGTTCCTGACGGTTCATCCGGTTTATCAGGATACGATAGCCGCATCTGTTTGTGAAGGACATACTTATTCGGGCAATGGTTTTGTTGAATCTGTTGCCGGATATTATGATAGGGAATTACACAGTATATTGGGTTGCGATAGTTTGGTGACCTTGCATCTGACGGTTCATCCGGTATATCGGGATACTATTCCGGCTGCTATATGTGAAGAGGAAGTTTATACAGGCAATGGCTTCCGGGTTTCTGATGCCGGTTTTCACAATCGGTTGTTGCAAAGTGAGTATGGCTGTGATAGTTTGGTGACTTTGTTTTTGACTGTTCATCCGGTTTACCGGGACACGATCCGGGAGGCTATTTGTGAAGGGGACACTTATCGGAAACATGGTTTTGACGTATCGGAGGCGGGGATATACAATCGTCGGTTGCAAACGGGAAATATCTGTGATTCTGTCGTCACTTTGGACCTCAGGGTGAACCGGACTTATCTTTTTGCTTCTTCTACTTCGATTTGTGAAGGAGAAAGGTATTATTTCCGGGGGCATGAATTGACGGAATCCGGTCGCTATGAGGATGTTTTTGTGACGGAAAAAGGTTGTGATAGCCTTTATCGGATGGATCTGGTGGTAACTCCGCTTTATCATCACGTGATAGAAGCCTCTATCTGTAAAGGTGAGCGTTATGCTCAAAATGGATTTTATACCGGAGAGGCTGGAGAATATACGCGGCATTATTATTCGGTATACGCTTGCGATAGTATCGTTACGTTACGTCTTCAGGTGATCGATTATTTTAAGGGGAAAATCGCTTCCGCATTAATGGATTGTCATACACACGAGTATTTGTTTTCCATAGAGGGGGGAGAGCAGCCCGAAGCGGTAACGGAGACTTATGTATGGGATTTCGGGGATGGAGTAACGGCAACGGACCGGGAAGTATCGCATGTGTATCCGGATTCCGGAAGGTATCAGATCGGTTTGGCCGTAGATCGTGGTGGAAGGTGTGAAAAATCGGTCCAATATCAATTGGAGGTTCCTTATTACAGAGATCATTTTCCGATAGAATCTTATCCGGATGCACTGGATGAGGACTGGGCGAAAGTACTTTTGCAAACGGAGTGTTATGCCGATATGGATTATACGTGGACATTGGGGGACGGATATACGGCAAAAAATTGTGAGGTAACACATAAATATGAGATCGATGACCGGGATTATTATGAAATAACCCTGACCGTTCGGAATGCCGACGATTGCCTGACAGAAAGCAGGTTACGCTTACCGGTTTATCATCGGATTACGCCTCCCAATACCTTTTCTCCGAATGGAGACGGAATAAACGATTATTTTATGCCCGGCTATCAGGTTCGGATCGTCAACCGTAACGGAGTTGAGATATATAAGGGGAGTGACGGTTGGGACGGTACTTATAATGGGAAGCAGGTGGCTGAAGACACTTATTTTTACGAAATATTTTATCAGGCTGCACGAGGGATTATAACTAAAAAAGGCTTTATTACTGTAGCCCGGTAA
- the dprA gene encoding DNA-processing protein DprA: protein MATDSSLYTKVAVSFLPKLNTMARLPLLGRCGGIEGFFRESKKGITAICREFNCLPEMFDRQSALNKAKTEINAIDKHDIRICSVEDYNYPCLLKQCEDTPLILYYKGTLETEHIPHLAIVGTRNASEYYKNRVQDILRELADMKHRLVIVSGLAYGIDITAHSASLQQQFRTYAVLGHGLHTIYPAAHRKTSEKIIAAQGALISEFPTTTPFVPANFLQRNRIIAGLCHATLVAESALKGGAMATARMAVSYNRDVLAIPGKPTDPFSRGCNLLIKENMAALTENGEDIANALGLKCIPPGPVQTSLDIFGVNDREAFVKKLLQTKGCLNIEEISKFLSIPTSELNVILLKLEFEGYILALPGKNYTIN, encoded by the coding sequence ATGGCAACAGACAGTTCTTTATATACAAAGGTAGCAGTGAGTTTCCTGCCCAAACTAAACACAATGGCCCGCCTGCCTTTGCTCGGGCGCTGTGGCGGAATTGAAGGTTTTTTCCGGGAAAGTAAAAAAGGAATAACCGCCATTTGCCGGGAATTCAATTGCCTGCCTGAAATGTTCGACCGTCAATCGGCCCTAAATAAGGCAAAAACAGAAATAAACGCCATCGACAAACACGATATCCGCATTTGTTCCGTCGAAGACTACAACTATCCCTGCCTTTTAAAACAATGCGAGGACACTCCTTTAATACTATATTATAAAGGAACTTTAGAAACTGAGCATATCCCGCATTTGGCAATTGTCGGCACCCGGAATGCCTCGGAATATTACAAAAACAGGGTACAAGATATACTCCGGGAATTGGCTGATATGAAACACCGGTTGGTCATTGTAAGCGGTTTGGCCTATGGCATCGACATAACCGCCCATTCAGCAAGTTTACAACAACAATTTCGCACCTATGCCGTATTGGGACATGGACTACATACCATCTATCCGGCTGCTCACAGAAAAACGTCGGAAAAAATCATCGCAGCCCAAGGAGCACTGATCAGTGAATTCCCGACGACAACCCCTTTCGTTCCGGCCAATTTTTTACAAAGAAACCGGATCATTGCCGGTTTATGCCATGCGACATTAGTCGCAGAATCGGCATTGAAAGGAGGAGCCATGGCAACTGCCCGCATGGCTGTTTCATACAACCGGGACGTTCTGGCCATTCCGGGAAAACCCACAGATCCGTTTTCCCGGGGATGTAACCTACTGATCAAAGAAAACATGGCCGCATTGACCGAAAACGGGGAAGACATAGCGAATGCCCTCGGTCTGAAATGCATTCCTCCCGGTCCTGTTCAGACAAGTCTGGATATTTTCGGAGTAAACGACCGGGAAGCGTTCGTCAAAAAACTGCTGCAAACCAAAGGATGTCTGAACATAGAAGAAATCAGTAAATTTCTGTCCATCCCGACGAGCGAACTAAATGTAATCCTCCTGAAACTGGAATTCGAAGGCTATATCTTAGCTTTACCCGGGAAAAATTACACGATAAACTGA
- a CDS encoding ATP-binding protein, with translation MNSPSRYTKFKVISGYVLLFILTIATITFIYKQISRFTDKENFVSATNQKLYLIGNTIASLYEAETLSNSFLQTGSERAFHKYIDIIRQVESNIDSLKKMTAEPGQEARIDTIHLLLNDKIKNLKELLKVKKSKESTDYYNKAIALIESAKDSVPPAPNIRKRVITTRDSSYIATVKKKKWFLGLFSTKEPDTTLQIRESEHIIWDTLPPVSAQNNPDSIVHILKYAWESFQAEAANLNRQISRREYNIVNQSVQITEQLKKVLYAYEKEEIAYSLKRIEEREQVMDSAARLIAIIAIVAVLFIAFFCTLILKDISRSQRYRKQLEEANAYTARLLKSREQLMLTVTHDIKSPLSSVMGYIELLNSGPIDNRQRYFLKNMKSSADHIQKLITNLLDLSKLENNRLMVEEIIFNPAQLFHEIVDTFLPLATAKNLTLNCTIHEDLNTTCKGDALRIRQIITNILSNAVKYTESGTITFTATTSEDKRMIFRIKDTGPGMTPGEQKLIFQEFTRLKSHASIEGTGLGLTITLKLIHLLKGEMTLESEPGKGSCFTVSLPLDCTATGTEIPKAKTDVQITSVHSPNDKQIKVLLVDDDPLQLEMTSGLLQNYGIQTECTDNPQKVTGKLEKENYDIVFSDIQMPGMTGFELVKQIREQHFTVPVVALSADSGKTKTDYLNAGFTAYLGKPFTSAQLLDVICQIYPGSFSGNLQQQLAASPVLPADQNGYSLRQIQQFTDNDPEATRKILHSFVSETRKHLQKLKEYADEKQMKKIAGLAHKMLPMFRQLETAEIIRTLQTLERDSLTSEESEKLTRQIIEKTQLLLQTLEMDLKIATD, from the coding sequence ATGAATTCACCGTCACGTTATACAAAATTTAAAGTCATCAGCGGTTATGTATTGCTTTTCATTTTGACGATAGCGACCATTACATTCATATACAAACAAATATCCCGGTTCACAGACAAAGAAAATTTCGTCAGTGCCACCAACCAAAAACTATACCTCATCGGCAATACCATCGCCAGTCTGTATGAAGCCGAAACACTGAGCAATTCATTTCTGCAAACCGGCTCGGAGCGTGCTTTTCATAAATACATCGACATTATCCGGCAAGTTGAGTCGAACATCGATTCCCTGAAAAAAATGACGGCCGAACCGGGACAGGAAGCCCGTATCGATACAATCCATCTCCTGTTAAACGACAAAATCAAAAACCTGAAAGAACTGCTCAAGGTAAAAAAATCAAAAGAATCAACTGACTATTATAACAAAGCCATTGCTTTGATCGAATCGGCCAAAGACTCTGTACCGCCTGCCCCGAACATCCGGAAGAGAGTAATTACCACCCGGGACAGCTCGTATATCGCCACCGTAAAAAAGAAAAAATGGTTCCTGGGCCTATTTTCTACAAAGGAACCGGACACGACTTTGCAAATCCGGGAATCCGAACATATCATCTGGGATACCCTTCCGCCTGTTTCTGCCCAAAACAATCCCGACAGTATCGTACATATCTTAAAATATGCCTGGGAAAGTTTTCAGGCAGAAGCGGCAAACCTCAATCGCCAAATCAGCCGACGGGAATATAACATCGTCAACCAAAGCGTCCAGATTACAGAACAATTGAAAAAGGTACTTTATGCCTACGAAAAAGAAGAAATCGCCTATTCCCTGAAACGAATAGAGGAACGCGAGCAGGTTATGGATTCGGCTGCCCGGCTGATCGCCATTATCGCAATTGTTGCCGTATTGTTTATTGCATTCTTCTGTACACTCATTTTAAAAGATATCTCCCGCAGTCAGCGTTACCGGAAACAGTTGGAAGAAGCCAACGCATACACAGCCCGGTTACTTAAAAGCCGGGAACAACTGATGCTGACAGTGACCCACGACATCAAATCTCCCTTAAGTTCCGTTATGGGATATATCGAACTGCTCAATTCCGGCCCAATCGATAACAGACAGCGTTATTTCCTGAAAAATATGAAAAGCTCCGCCGATCATATCCAAAAGCTGATTACAAACCTGCTCGACTTATCGAAACTGGAAAACAACCGGTTGATGGTTGAGGAAATTATTTTTAATCCGGCACAACTTTTTCATGAAATTGTAGACACTTTTCTGCCGCTGGCTACCGCTAAAAATTTAACATTAAACTGCACTATTCACGAAGATCTGAATACGACATGCAAAGGAGATGCTCTTCGCATACGCCAGATCATTACGAATATCTTATCGAATGCTGTTAAATACACTGAATCGGGAACAATTACCTTTACGGCAACAACGTCGGAAGATAAGCGGATGATTTTCCGGATCAAAGATACGGGTCCGGGTATGACTCCCGGAGAACAAAAACTGATTTTCCAGGAATTTACCCGGTTAAAATCCCATGCTTCAATAGAAGGAACAGGATTAGGCCTGACCATCACACTTAAATTAATCCATCTCTTAAAGGGAGAAATGACGCTGGAAAGCGAACCGGGAAAAGGAAGCTGCTTTACCGTATCACTCCCCCTCGATTGCACGGCAACCGGCACGGAAATCCCGAAAGCAAAAACAGATGTACAGATTACGTCCGTCCACAGCCCGAATGATAAACAAATAAAAGTACTGTTAGTCGACGACGATCCATTACAACTGGAAATGACAAGCGGGCTATTGCAAAATTACGGCATACAGACCGAATGTACGGACAATCCTCAAAAAGTGACCGGGAAACTGGAAAAAGAGAATTATGACATTGTCTTTTCCGATATACAAATGCCGGGAATGACAGGCTTTGAACTGGTAAAGCAAATACGGGAACAACATTTTACCGTTCCGGTCGTCGCTTTATCTGCCGATTCGGGAAAAACAAAAACAGATTATCTGAATGCAGGATTTACGGCGTATCTGGGAAAACCTTTTACGTCGGCACAACTTTTAGACGTTATTTGCCAGATCTATCCCGGCTCCTTTTCCGGCAACCTCCAGCAGCAACTGGCTGCTTCTCCGGTATTACCGGCGGATCAAAACGGCTATAGCCTGAGACAAATACAACAATTTACGGACAACGACCCGGAGGCCACCCGAAAGATTCTACATTCTTTTGTTTCCGAAACCCGGAAACACCTTCAGAAATTAAAAGAATATGCAGATGAAAAACAAATGAAAAAAATTGCCGGGCTCGCCCACAAAATGCTTCCGATGTTCAGGCAACTAGAAACGGCAGAAATCATCCGTACCTTACAAACACTGGAACGCGACTCTCTTACCTCGGAGGAATCTGAAAAATTAACCCGGCAGATTATCGAAAAAACACAACTTCTACTACAGACTTTAGAAATGGATTTAAAAATTGCCACGGACTGA
- a CDS encoding PorP/SprF family type IX secretion system membrane protein codes for MRNCLRTYSLGICICLFCISSLRAQINPETAFYWENPYSVNPASVNLDYSAFFSLAARKQWASFPGSPVTFGATGAFYLEDYRTQVGMKVLKDKIGYLNTFDVSLSYAYTLRLSWNSFLNMGVAGSWQSQDIDRKEVELENPDDPVLGSERMRGLKEWNANIGAEYVFDKKLVVGMASQNLFSFFKREPHIWGGTNYAYVRYRTRSVERSIDMEYGLCAKQYEEDFQVDGMVSLYLNRDRREEMMQFSIYGRSVGEVGFLVGMKLISELKFLCAYDYNFKAVSGETSGSFEVMITYPIHRNSMCRSEWDR; via the coding sequence ATGCGAAATTGTCTGCGGACATATAGTTTGGGAATATGCATATGCTTGTTCTGTATCTCTTCCTTGAGAGCCCAGATAAACCCGGAAACGGCTTTTTATTGGGAAAATCCGTATTCGGTCAACCCTGCATCCGTAAATTTGGATTACAGTGCATTCTTTTCTTTGGCAGCCCGTAAGCAATGGGCTTCTTTTCCCGGAAGTCCGGTTACTTTTGGAGCTACCGGGGCCTTTTATCTGGAAGATTACCGGACACAGGTGGGGATGAAGGTTTTGAAAGATAAAATCGGATATCTCAATACTTTTGATGTTTCTCTTTCCTATGCTTACACCCTTCGGTTGAGCTGGAACAGCTTTTTGAACATGGGAGTTGCAGGTTCCTGGCAATCGCAGGACATAGACCGGAAGGAGGTGGAACTTGAAAATCCGGACGATCCTGTTTTAGGAAGCGAGCGTATGCGTGGATTGAAGGAATGGAATGCGAATATCGGCGCGGAATATGTTTTCGATAAGAAATTGGTAGTCGGGATGGCCAGCCAGAATCTTTTCTCTTTTTTTAAGCGAGAACCTCATATCTGGGGTGGGACGAATTATGCCTATGTCCGTTATCGCACCCGTTCGGTGGAACGTAGTATCGACATGGAGTATGGACTTTGTGCCAAGCAGTACGAGGAGGATTTTCAGGTGGACGGCATGGTGTCCTTGTATTTGAACCGGGATCGGCGGGAAGAAATGATGCAATTTTCGATTTACGGCCGGTCGGTTGGGGAAGTCGGTTTTTTAGTGGGGATGAAGTTGATTTCCGAATTGAAATTTCTTTGTGCCTATGATTATAATTTCAAGGCTGTAAGCGGGGAAACGAGTGGGAGTTTCGAGGTGATGATTACTTATCCGATTCATCGCAATTCGATGTGCAGGAGTGAATGGGACCGTTGA
- the gdhA gene encoding NADP-specific glutamate dehydrogenase: protein MKAEIKEFMEALKAKTVGESEFHQAVEEVIETVWDTYQANPKYKANKILEKMVEPERVIMFRVPWVDDKGEVQINRGYRVQFNSAIGPYKGGLRFHPSVTLGGLKFLGFEQTFKNSLTTLPMGGGKGGSDFNPKGKSDNEVMRFCQSFMTELCKYIGADTDVPAGDIGVGGREIGYLFGQYKRIRNEFVGVLTGKPREFGGSRVRPEATGYGTVYFAQHMLKEKGEDIKGKVVCLSGFGNVAWGAAQKLVQLGAKVVTISGPDGYIYDEKGLTQEGVDYMLELRASNNDVVEPYAAKFGAKFFAKRKPWEVKCDIAFPCAIQNELNEEDAKQLVANGCKMIVETSNMGCTAGAVKYANEHITFAPGKAANAGGVAVSGLEMSQNSLRYSWTAEEVDQKLSQIMKDIHDTCVKFGKNGDKIDYVKGANIGGFIKVAEAMCAQGHV from the coding sequence ATGAAAGCAGAAATTAAAGAATTCATGGAAGCCTTAAAGGCTAAAACAGTAGGTGAATCAGAATTCCACCAGGCTGTAGAAGAAGTTATTGAAACCGTATGGGATACCTATCAGGCAAATCCGAAATACAAAGCCAATAAGATTCTTGAAAAAATGGTGGAGCCTGAAAGAGTAATTATGTTCCGGGTGCCCTGGGTTGACGATAAAGGTGAAGTACAAATCAACCGCGGTTATCGTGTACAGTTTAACAGTGCGATCGGACCGTACAAAGGAGGTTTGCGTTTCCATCCGTCGGTTACCTTAGGTGGATTGAAATTCTTGGGTTTCGAACAGACTTTCAAAAACTCGTTGACAACTCTTCCGATGGGTGGTGGTAAAGGTGGTTCAGACTTCAACCCGAAAGGAAAATCCGATAACGAAGTAATGCGTTTTTGCCAGAGTTTCATGACGGAGCTTTGCAAATATATCGGAGCAGATACTGACGTTCCTGCCGGAGATATCGGTGTAGGCGGTCGTGAAATCGGTTATTTGTTCGGCCAATATAAGAGAATCCGTAATGAGTTTGTAGGCGTATTGACCGGTAAACCGAGAGAATTCGGTGGTTCACGTGTACGTCCGGAAGCTACCGGTTACGGTACGGTTTATTTCGCACAACACATGTTGAAAGAAAAGGGCGAAGATATCAAGGGTAAAGTTGTTTGCCTGTCAGGTTTCGGTAATGTTGCCTGGGGTGCTGCACAGAAATTGGTTCAGTTGGGAGCAAAGGTAGTAACGATCTCCGGACCGGACGGATATATTTACGATGAAAAAGGTTTGACACAGGAAGGTGTTGACTACATGTTGGAATTACGTGCCAGCAACAACGATGTTGTTGAACCGTATGCAGCTAAATTCGGCGCTAAATTCTTTGCCAAGAGAAAACCGTGGGAAGTAAAATGTGATATTGCATTCCCGTGTGCAATCCAGAACGAATTGAATGAGGAAGATGCTAAACAATTGGTGGCTAACGGCTGTAAAATGATTGTTGAAACATCCAATATGGGTTGTACTGCCGGTGCTGTTAAGTATGCCAACGAGCACATCACTTTCGCTCCCGGTAAAGCTGCAAATGCCGGTGGTGTTGCCGTTTCCGGTTTGGAAATGAGTCAGAATTCATTGAGATATAGCTGGACTGCCGAAGAGGTAGATCAGAAATTGTCTCAAATTATGAAAGACATTCATGACACTTGCGTTAAATTCGGTAAGAACGGTGATAAGATCGACTATGTGAAGGGGGCTAATATCGGTGGCTTTATCAAAGTGGCCGAGGCAATGTGCGCTCAGGGTCATGTATAA
- a CDS encoding sigma-54-dependent transcriptional regulator, producing MVRILLVDDDTTFCLMLKTWLVKRGFDVTEAFSVDAALKALSAGQYDVALTDLRLPDKDGIFLLEKIKATYPKTQVILMTGYADIQTAVHAMKSGAFDYVAKPIIPDEILKKIQEALEQKSMPEGKKRRPESQDVPYIKGNSPESQKLFEYIRLVAPTMMTVLITGESGSGKEYIARLIHAQSSRKNAPFVAVDCGAIPKDLAASEFFGHVKGAFTGAVNDKTGYFVAASGGTIFLDEIGNLSYDVQVQLLRALEERKVKPVGSDKEVSFDVRIISATNENLKKAVAEGSFREDLYHRLNEFSLTALSLRDRPEDIPIFANHFLTTSNEELGKAVVGFDDAVMNIFKNYSWPGNLREMRNVVKRATLLCQHEFISPEDIPAELAAAPVVQTIQDLALRREKNEVDLIREALAKCNNNKSEAARMLKIDRKTLYNKMKLYSID from the coding sequence ATGGTAAGAATTTTATTGGTAGACGACGATACTACGTTTTGTTTGATGTTAAAAACCTGGTTGGTAAAACGAGGTTTTGACGTAACGGAAGCTTTTTCCGTTGATGCTGCTTTGAAAGCTTTGTCTGCCGGGCAATATGATGTGGCACTTACCGATCTGAGATTACCTGATAAGGACGGTATTTTCCTTTTGGAAAAGATTAAAGCGACTTATCCCAAAACACAGGTGATTCTGATGACGGGTTATGCCGATATACAGACGGCAGTGCATGCGATGAAATCGGGAGCATTCGATTATGTCGCCAAACCGATTATTCCGGATGAAATATTGAAGAAGATACAGGAGGCTCTGGAGCAAAAGAGTATGCCGGAGGGGAAGAAGAGGAGGCCTGAAAGTCAGGATGTGCCCTATATCAAAGGTAATAGTCCGGAATCTCAGAAATTATTTGAATATATACGTTTGGTGGCTCCGACGATGATGACGGTGCTGATTACCGGTGAGAGCGGTTCGGGAAAAGAGTATATTGCCCGTCTGATCCATGCCCAAAGTAGCCGGAAAAATGCTCCTTTTGTAGCTGTCGATTGCGGAGCTATCCCCAAAGATTTGGCTGCCAGTGAGTTTTTCGGACATGTCAAAGGCGCTTTTACAGGGGCGGTAAACGACAAGACAGGTTATTTTGTCGCCGCTTCCGGCGGTACGATATTTCTGGATGAGATCGGAAATCTGAGTTACGATGTACAGGTGCAGTTGTTGCGGGCTTTGGAGGAGCGGAAAGTGAAACCGGTGGGTAGTGATAAGGAAGTCTCTTTTGACGTACGGATTATTTCCGCTACGAATGAAAATTTGAAAAAAGCGGTAGCAGAAGGAAGTTTTCGGGAAGATCTTTATCACCGGTTGAACGAGTTTTCTCTGACAGCCTTGAGTTTGCGTGACCGTCCGGAGGATATCCCAATTTTTGCCAATCATTTTTTAACGACATCCAATGAGGAACTGGGGAAAGCGGTAGTCGGCTTTGATGATGCCGTGATGAATATATTTAAGAATTACAGTTGGCCCGGCAATTTGCGGGAAATGCGGAATGTCGTGAAACGGGCTACTTTGTTGTGTCAGCATGAATTTATTTCTCCGGAGGATATACCGGCAGAGTTGGCGGCGGCTCCTGTTGTACAAACGATTCAGGATCTGGCGTTGAGACGGGAAAAAAATGAGGTAGATTTGATACGGGAAGCTTTGGCTAAATGTAATAATAATAAAAGTGAGGCTGCCCGAATGTTGAAAATCGACCGAAAAACCCTTTACAATAAGATGAAACTTTACTCGATAGATTGA